ATTCAACTTCTCATTCTCAATACTTTCTTTCACCTTCGCCAAGAACTCAGGATCATCAAGCATCATTAAATGGGCTTGCATAATATCTGCCACATCTTTGTTACCGTTTTTGCTTGCCCTCTCGAGTAGTTGAGAAACTTGCTGCTTGCTCTGATCCAGTGCCCTGTAGAATCTATCTAGCTCCTCTTTTGAATCCTCCAACGCAAAGCGCGGTATATCCAACTCTTTCTTCAACACTTGTGCTGTCCCAATACCTATGCCGGGTGCACCCGGTATACCTTTTAGCGTCATGATTCCACTTCTCCAAAATTATCGTGGATCAAGTCCAATAGAGCTTTAAGTGCTTCTTCAGCGTCTTCACCTTCTACACTGATTTTTATCCTACTTCCCTTGTCAGCACCTAGAGAGAGTACTCCCATGATGCTCTTAGCACTAACACTGCGTCCTTCTTTCTCAAGAGTAATATTGCTCTTGAACTTCGCTGCCGTCTGCACCAACAGCGATGCAGGCCTTGCATGCAGACCCGTTGGGTTAGTCAAGATCA
The genomic region above belongs to Coprothermobacter proteolyticus DSM 5265 and contains:
- a CDS encoding HPr family phosphocarrier protein is translated as MEAQHVETEVILTNPTGLHARPASLLVQTAAKFKSNITLEKEGRSVSAKSIMGVLSLGADKGSRIKISVEGEDAEEALKALLDLIHDNFGEVES